One genomic window of Tachypleus tridentatus isolate NWPU-2018 chromosome 12, ASM421037v1, whole genome shotgun sequence includes the following:
- the LOC143233105 gene encoding uncharacterized protein LOC143233105, giving the protein MGRMDGAIFDDTDISEGKVVIYLGIFGVILLLVCVICYCCNKRIYDDDFDISHGGPAGSSNVQERRHIMTISGAPPEPVTPSPPPPYDDVIKKGTPFQFDQSPPSYEVALSWQNFPCVHNFRLEEPSIVHRPQYQVLPTLIPS; this is encoded by the exons ATGGGGAGAATGGACGGTGCAATATTCGATGACACAGATATAAGTGAAGGAAAGGTTGTGATTTATTT aggaatATTTGGTGTGATTCTACTGCTAGTATGTGTCATCTGTTACTGTTGCAATAAGAGAATTTACGATGACGATTTTGATATCTCACACGGTGGACCTGCGGGAAGTTCCAACGTACAAGAACGTCGGCAT ATCATGACAATAAGTGGTGCACCACCTGAACCTGTGACACCATCACCTCCCCCACCTTATGATGATGTTATCAAGAAGGGAACACCTTTTCAGTTTGATCAGAGTCCTCCATCTTATGAAGTTGCATTATCTTGGCAGAATTTTCCATGTGTTCACAACTTTAGACTTGAAGAACCTTCAATTGTACACAGACCCCAGTATCAAGTATTACCAACCTTGATACCCTCATGA